TCCTGGTGCGGGTAGAGCGCCACCACGGTGCCCTCCTGGGCCTCGTAGACGGGCTCCGTGTCGTACGAGTACGTGACCGCGACGTTCGAGTCGCTCTCGTCGTAGACGTAGTCGGCTGTCGTTCCGACGACCTCGGCGTACGCGCTCTGACCGAAGGACTCGGCGTGCTCGAGGCGTGTCGCGTCCGTGTCCTGCGCGGTGGTCGGCAGGACGGCGACAGAGAAGAAGTCGTCTCCGGCGAGGTCGCTGCTGATCTCCTGGCCGGAGACGGTCCAGCCGGCGCTGGGTGGTGCGTAGGCCACGTAGTCGTGGCCGCCGACTGTGAAGCCGACCTGTGCACCGTCGTCGAGCCAGACGTCCGGCGAGCTCGCGACCGTGAGGAGCGCGTCGCCGCCGGTGGCACGGAACGTCGTGATGGGCAGGCCGTGACCGATCGTCGCGGTGAGGGAACGTGTCCCGTCCGACCAGGACGGCGTGACCGTCCAGTCAGACCAGTCCGCGACCTTGACGACGTCTGCGTCGAGGCCGTCGACCCCGGCCACGAGGTCCTCCGAGTACACGTAGTGGTACTCGCCGACCCCACCGGCAGACCCCGAGATGCTCGGAGTGGTGGAGTACGAGATCCCGAGGCCGGTCGCTCCGGGCAGGTACGACGCCGGGTGCGCGTGCAGCGGCTCGCTGTACTGACAGTTGAACTTCTTGAACACGAGGGACGACCACCAGTCGTTGGTGGGGATCGGCCCGGCGGGCGCATCGTCGGTGAGGAACTGGCGAGGGTTCGTCGCCAGGTCTCCGCAGCCTTCCGGCAACGGTCCGACAGCGTCCGTCGTGTATCCACCGGCGCCGAGCGGCGTGACCTCAGCGGCAGCAGCGGGGCTCGTGAGCGAGAGCGCGAGCCCGCACGAGACGGTGACGGCGAGCAGCGCTCGTACCGGACGAACCGGGCGAGGCCGTCCGTCGCGGACCGGATCGGTTTGGTGAGGCAGCTCATCGTTCTGGCGTACGGCGATATGCATACCGGTCTCCTTTGACCAGGTGGTGTGCAGGAAGGGACATCGCGGTCCCCTACGGCGCTCTGCCACTGTGAGAGCGCTCCCAGGTCCGCGACCTTACGCCGCGATTACCGAGGCGTCTATTCGGTGGGGGCTCCATCAGACCCCGCGGGCGATGTCACAACCCGTCCTGCGCGCGCCCTGTGGCACCGTCCGTGCAGGTCGGGATACAACTGTGGGGTGACCGACACCGCAGACTTTCCTCCCCGAGACTTCAACCACGACGACTCTCAGCCCGCAGGATGGATGAGCGACGAGGAGATGGCCGTCGCACGGCGCCAGATGCCGATCGTCTACGTCGACGCGGTGCCCGTCCGGGTGGACGACTCCGGCGACGTGGTGAGCGTGGGCCTCCTCCTGCGCGCGTCCCGCGAAGGCGTGATGAGCCGCGCGCTCGTCTCCGGTCGTGTGCGGTATCACGAACGCATCCGCGACGCGCTCCTGCGCCACATCGAGAAGGACCTCGGCCCCGTCGCCCTGCCGCAGATCCCACCGTCGCCGCAGCCGTTCACGGTCGCCGAGTACTTCCCCACGCCCGGCATCACGCAGTACCACGACCCACGCCAGCACGCGGTCTCCCTCGCGTACGTCGTCCCGGTGCGAGGCGACTGCCGCCCGCAGCAGGACGCACTCGATCTCGCGTGGCTCTCGCCCGAGCAGGCGTGCAGCGAGGGCGTGCAGGCCGAGATGTACGGCGGACAGGGCGTCCTGCTGCGCCAGGCGATGGCGTTCGTCGGTCGTCTCGGCTGAGCCGGGCGGCACAGACGACCTGCCTCAGAGCTCGAGGCGCGGCCAGTCGTGCAGGTCCTCTTGCATGCGCCGATCGTGCGTCGCGACGACGACCGCCGCAGGAGTGACCCGCAGCGCCCGGGTCAGGTCGTCCACCAGGTCGATCGAGAGGTGGTTGGTCGGCTCGTCGAGGAACAGCACGTGCGGCGCAGCCAGGAGCGCGCACGCAAGATCCAGCCTGCGGCGCTGGCCCACGGAGAGCTCCTTCACCGGTCGGTCGAGATCCTCTTCAGAGAGGATGCCGAGGAAGGCGACCGGGACGAGCTGCTCGGGATCGAGCGCTCCGCGCTCGAGGAGCCGCAGGGCCAGCGCCGCGTACTCGTCGAAACCCGAGGCGTCGTCTCCTCGACGGACAGATCCTTCCTGAGCGACCACGCCGAGCCGGGCGTCTGGCAGGACCGCCCGGTATCCCCGGTCGAGCGCGACGGTCCCGGCGAGCGCCGCGAGCAGCGTCGACTTGCCAGCGCCGTTCACGCCGGTGAGGAGCAGGCGCCCCGAGGGCGGCACCATGATCCGCGCCCCAGGAAGATCGATCCGTGCCCGACCTCCCTCGCCGTCCACCCGCGGGTTCCGGACGTCCACGACCGGTGACCCAGGGTCCCACCCTGGTCGCATCGCCGGAAGGTCCGGGAAGTGCAGCGCCGGAGGCGGCGGCGGGATGTCGACAGCCTCCGCCTTGAGCTTCTCGACGAGCCGGTCGGCGGCTTTGACGTGGGTGCGGGCCCGCGTCGCCCGGCGGTTCTTCTGCGAGCCCTTGGGCGGCCGCCACTCGTCCGAGAGCCCCTCGTACGTGAGATCGAGCCGGCGCGCGAGCTGCTCCGCGCGCTGCGTCTCCGCCCGGAAGCGCTGGCGCCACCGGTGCAGCGCCTGGTTCTTCACGAAGCGGTAGCCGACGTACCCGGGCTGCCCGTAGAGGACCGGGCGACCGTCGACGGACGGGTCGAGATCGAGGATCGCCGTCGCGACGTCGTCGAGCAGCTGCCGGTCGTGGGTGACGATGACGACTGCGCCGCCCCAGGCGCACAGCTCACGGGTGAGGAAGTCGATGCCCGCGCGGTCGAGGTGGTTCGTCGGTTCGTCGAGCAGGAGGATGTCGGCACGCTCCGCAAGCCGGCACGCGAGCCGGACCCGGAACCTCTCCCCGACCGAGAGCGTCTCGAGGAGGCGGTCGGCCTCGCGGCACGCGCCGAGCCGTGACAGCGCGACCCCGACCCGCCGGTCGGCGTCCCACGCACCGAGGTGCTCCGTGCGCGCGAGGATCGAGGCGAAGTCGGAGAGCGAACCGCTCCCGTGGTCGAACGACGCGGCCGCGTCCTCGAGATCGGCGGCCGCTCGACGGACCTCGGCCAACGACTCGCGCACGAGGTCACCGACCGTCTGTCCCGGAGCCACCACGAGCTCCTGCGCGACGACGGACCGCGTACCGACCACACGGACAGCACCGCTCATCGGCACGAGCTCGTCGGAGAGCAGGCGGAGCAGCGTCGTCTTTCCGGACCCGTTCTCACCGACGATCGCGAGCCGTTGCCCGCTGGACACGCGCAGCGTCACGTCGGCGATCACCGGTCGTCCCGGGTAGCCGAAGGACAGTCGGTCGGTCGTCAGATGCACCCCGCCACGATACGCGCGGTACGGTCGGGAGGTGCTGACCCCTCGCAGATCGACTCTTCTCGTCGACGTCGTGTGCGTCCTCGTCTTCGCCGCAGCAGGCCGGTCGTCCCACGCGGAGCACGCGTCGATCGTGGGGCTGCTGACGACGGCGTGGCCGTTCCTCGTCGGGCTCGGCCTCGCGACGGTCCTCGCCGACGCGCTCGCGCGCCGGTGGCCCCGCAGCGACGGCCAGCGCGGTCCGCTCGCGATCCTGCCGTGGGGCTGGACCGTTCCCGTCGTCACGTGGGCGGTCGCCATGGGTCTGCGGACAGTGTCCGGTCACGGCGTGAGCGGTGCGTTCCCCCTCGTCGCCCTGGGATTCCTCGTCCTCGTGCTCCTCGGGTGGCGCGTCGCCGTCACGGCGGTCCGGTCCGCGATCAGGCGCCGAGGACCTCAGCGATCCGAGGCGCCAGTGCTCGGAACGCCTGGCCGCGGTGACTGATCGCGTTCTTCTCCGCAGGTGAGAGCTCGGCGCACGAGCGCACCTCGCCTGCCGGGCGCAGGATCGGGTCGTAGCCGAAGCCGCCCGCGCCGCGCGGGGCGGCGAGCAGGACCCCGACGAGCGCCCCGACCTCTACGGTCTCGTCGCCGTCCGGCGTGACGAGCGCTGCAGCGCACACGAAGCGCGCGCCGCGGTGCTCCTCGCGGACGTCGACGAGCTGCGCTAGGAGGAGGTCGAGGTTGGCACGGTCGTCGCCGTGACGCCCCGACCATCGTGCCGAGAAGATCCCGGGCGCTCCGCCGAGGACGTCGACAGCGAGCCCCGAGTCGTCTGCGACAGCAGGCAGGCCGGTGGCCCGGGCGAGCACTCTCGCCTTGAGGAGCGCGTTCTCCGCGAACGTCAGCCCGTCCTCGACCGGCGGTGCGATGTCGAAGGCACCTGCACCGACCACGTCCTCGGGAACGAGCCCGGGTACGGCACCGCTCTGAAGGAGGATCGCCCGGAGCTCCCCGACCTTGTGCTCGTTGTGCGTCGCCAGGACGAGTCGCGCTCGGTCCGGCGCGGTGGGCGCGATCTGGTCAGGCACAGGGCTCTCCTCGTGTCGGCGGGTGGTGTCGGCGGGCGATGTCAGTGCGGGGTCACAGGACGTGGACGGCGCCCTGCACGGCCAGGTCGACCGCCCCGGTGTACACGCTGCGGGCCTCAGCGAGCGAGACCTCGGGGTCGTTCCACGCGGGGACGTGGGTGAGCAGGAGCCGCGCAGCGCCCGCCTCCTGCGCGACGAGGCCTGCTCGTCGGCCCGTGAGGTGGATGCCACGCACCGTGTCGCGCCCCTCGACGAAGGCAGCCTCCGCGAGGAAGAGGTCGACCCCGGCTGCGAGCCCCACGAGGGCAGGGCAGCTGTCGGTGTCGCCGGTGTAGGCCAGGGTCGCGCGTGTGCCCGGGGCTGTGGTGCTCGGTCCGGTCACCCTGAATCCGTAGGCCTGGACGGGATGCTCGACGACGAACGGCTCGATCTCGAGAGGCCCCACGGAGACGCGGACGCCGGGCTCCCACGCTGCGAAGGCGAGCTGGCCCGTCATCCGCTCGTCCGCAGGCAGACCGTACGCCTCGGCGACGCGCGACTCGGTGTCAGACGGGCCGTGCACGGGAGTCGGCCGGAGCGACGCGTCCCGCTCTGATCCGCGGACGGGGTGGTACTTGCGATACACGTAGTACCCGCACAGGTCCGCGAAGTGGTCAGGGTGCGTATGGGTGATCGCGACCGCGTCGACGTCGAACGGGTCGAGGATCTGCTGCAGGGCCCCGAGCGAGCCGCTCCCGAGATCGAGGAGGAGGGACCAGGTCCGACCAGCGGCGTCGTCCGCCTGCACGAGGTAGCACGACGCGGGTGACGACGGGGAGGGGAACGAGCCGGCCATCCCGACGATCGTCAGC
This sequence is a window from Sanguibacter antarcticus. Protein-coding genes within it:
- a CDS encoding NUDIX hydrolase family protein, with translation MTDTADFPPRDFNHDDSQPAGWMSDEEMAVARRQMPIVYVDAVPVRVDDSGDVVSVGLLLRASREGVMSRALVSGRVRYHERIRDALLRHIEKDLGPVALPQIPPSPQPFTVAEYFPTPGITQYHDPRQHAVSLAYVVPVRGDCRPQQDALDLAWLSPEQACSEGVQAEMYGGQGVLLRQAMAFVGRLG
- a CDS encoding ATP-binding cassette domain-containing protein, coding for MHLTTDRLSFGYPGRPVIADVTLRVSSGQRLAIVGENGSGKTTLLRLLSDELVPMSGAVRVVGTRSVVAQELVVAPGQTVGDLVRESLAEVRRAAADLEDAAASFDHGSGSLSDFASILARTEHLGAWDADRRVGVALSRLGACREADRLLETLSVGERFRVRLACRLAERADILLLDEPTNHLDRAGIDFLTRELCAWGGAVVIVTHDRQLLDDVATAILDLDPSVDGRPVLYGQPGYVGYRFVKNQALHRWRQRFRAETQRAEQLARRLDLTYEGLSDEWRPPKGSQKNRRATRARTHVKAADRLVEKLKAEAVDIPPPPPALHFPDLPAMRPGWDPGSPVVDVRNPRVDGEGGRARIDLPGARIMVPPSGRLLLTGVNGAGKSTLLAALAGTVALDRGYRAVLPDARLGVVAQEGSVRRGDDASGFDEYAALALRLLERGALDPEQLVPVAFLGILSEEDLDRPVKELSVGQRRRLDLACALLAAPHVLFLDEPTNHLSIDLVDDLTRALRVTPAAVVVATHDRRMQEDLHDWPRLEL
- a CDS encoding DUF3054 domain-containing protein yields the protein MLTPRRSTLLVDVVCVLVFAAAGRSSHAEHASIVGLLTTAWPFLVGLGLATVLADALARRWPRSDGQRGPLAILPWGWTVPVVTWAVAMGLRTVSGHGVSGAFPLVALGFLVLVLLGWRVAVTAVRSAIRRRGPQRSEAPVLGTPGRGD
- the rdgB gene encoding RdgB/HAM1 family non-canonical purine NTP pyrophosphatase; the encoded protein is MPDQIAPTAPDRARLVLATHNEHKVGELRAILLQSGAVPGLVPEDVVGAGAFDIAPPVEDGLTFAENALLKARVLARATGLPAVADDSGLAVDVLGGAPGIFSARWSGRHGDDRANLDLLLAQLVDVREEHRGARFVCAAALVTPDGDETVEVGALVGVLLAAPRGAGGFGYDPILRPAGEVRSCAELSPAEKNAISHRGQAFRALAPRIAEVLGA
- a CDS encoding MBL fold metallo-hydrolase — translated: MKLTIVGMAGSFPSPSSPASCYLVQADDAAGRTWSLLLDLGSGSLGALQQILDPFDVDAVAITHTHPDHFADLCGYYVYRKYHPVRGSERDASLRPTPVHGPSDTESRVAEAYGLPADERMTGQLAFAAWEPGVRVSVGPLEIEPFVVEHPVQAYGFRVTGPSTTAPGTRATLAYTGDTDSCPALVGLAAGVDLFLAEAAFVEGRDTVRGIHLTGRRAGLVAQEAGAARLLLTHVPAWNDPEVSLAEARSVYTGAVDLAVQGAVHVL